Within the candidate division KSB1 bacterium genome, the region CACCCGGCGAGGCAATGGCTGCCGTTCATTTTGACCGGCAATTTGAAAACACTGGACGAGCGCGTGGACGCGATGAAGCTGGCGGTGGATGATTATTTGCAAAAACCGCTCGATCCTGAGGAAACCGTGGCGCGAGCCGACAGCTTGATTCGCGAAGCCGAGCTGCGCGCCACCACACCGAATCGCCATTCGCGCGGCTTTAGCGGCAGCCTCAGCGAAATGAGCCTCGTCGATCTTTTGCAAACCCTCGAAGTCGGCAATAAAACCGCGGTGATTCGGCTGCGAAATGCGAGCCAGGAAGGGCTGGTTTACATCACCGACGGCCAGGTGGTCGACGCCGAGTTGGCTGGCTTGGAAACGCGCCGGGCGCTGCTTCGCATGTTCAGGTGGACGGACGGAACTTTTCACGTCGAGATGAAAGCGCATGAACGCCCGCGCGCCTTGACCACCTCGACGCGCGATTTGATTTCCGAAGGCATGACGCGCCTCTATCGCTGGGAACAATTGTCCAATCAACTGCCGCCATTGCAATCCCTCGTCAACCTCAACGGCGAAGCCGGCAAGACAAAAATTACTGAAGAAGAAAAAGACTTGCTGCTCTTGGTGCGGAAAAGCAGTTCCAAGCGCATCATCGATCTCGTCGAAGAAAGCCAATACGACGATCTTCGCGCCTTGACGCTCATCAAAAATCTTTACGAACGGCATGTTTTGAAGGCCCTGCCGTGGACGGAAACACCGGCGAACGGCGAGCCCCGGCCGTTGTTGAAACCGCTGCATAAAAATGGCTATTTGTCGGACGATTTGCTCAACAGCGCGTTTCAAGCGACATTGAAGCAGCCCGCTGATCTTCCGCCGCGGCAACTTGACCGCCGCCGGGTGGAGCGTCGGCAGGATGACCGCCGCAAACACGACCGTCGTCGCGACAGCCAGCAACGCGAAAAAAACCGCGTCTTTTTGAATAAAAGCGAGTTGATTTTGATTCGCGAAAAGCTGCAACAAATTTAAACAGGCTGCAACGAAAAAAGAACCGCAACAAAAAGGTTTTGTTGCAGTTCGCTGTTCGTTGTCGATTCTCAGTTGCAAATTCTTAAACAGGCTGCAACGAAAAAAGAACCGCAACAAAAAGGTTTTGTTGCAGTTCGCTGTTCGTTGTCG harbors:
- a CDS encoding response regulator, yielding MDRKKILIAEKEPNEVQALRKAFVAAGYEVRIATNGPEAVELLASFHPDVILAEMRLPLMDGPHLLQEIRHHPARQWLPFILTGNLKTLDERVDAMKLAVDDYLQKPLDPEETVARADSLIREAELRATTPNRHSRGFSGSLSEMSLVDLLQTLEVGNKTAVIRLRNASQEGLVYITDGQVVDAELAGLETRRALLRMFRWTDGTFHVEMKAHERPRALTTSTRDLISEGMTRLYRWEQLSNQLPPLQSLVNLNGEAGKTKITEEEKDLLLLVRKSSSKRIIDLVEESQYDDLRALTLIKNLYERHVLKALPWTETPANGEPRPLLKPLHKNGYLSDDLLNSAFQATLKQPADLPPRQLDRRRVERRQDDRRKHDRRRDSQQREKNRVFLNKSELILIREKLQQI